The window ACCGGATGTGAAGATCAGAAGGAACAGGTCGTCGGCGGCGGCGGCCGGCCGCTCAGGCACCGCGGACGGCGCCGACGGCGCGGCGGCGAGCCGGGTGGCGTATTCGTCGCTGTCGACGAGCAGCGTCCGCTCCGCGGCGACGCCCGTGTCCGCGCCTTCCAGCAGCGGCCGGTAGCCGGCCGAGGTGACCAGGAGCTGGCAGTCGGTGTGCCGCACCAGCTGCGCCAGCGCCTCGCCTCGATAGGTGGCGTTGACACCGACGACGACCGAACCCGAGAGCGCCGCCGCGCCCAGCCAGAACAGGTAGTCGGGCACGTTGTCGAGCAGGACGCCGATGTGCGGCGGACGGTCGTCGTCGCGTAACGACTCGAACACCGACGCGCGGCGGTACGCCTCCTCGACCAGCTGTCGGTAGGTCCAGCGCTCGTCCCCGAACAGCAGCGCGACGGCATCGCTGTCCGCCCGCTCGCGCAGCAGATTCCCCACGGTCGTCACGGCCGCCCACCTCCGCAATCCGCCGACAGCCACCCCGAACGCCGACGTTCATGACGCCGACATTCATGGTCCGCCAAGGTCCCGCCATAGTCCCGCGCGGGAGCCCGCGCACGCGACGACCACCGCCTCCGCGGAGGTCAACTCGGCCGCCGGGGTAGCCCAGCCTCCCGACCGAGGTCTATGTCGACATCGACTTCGACCTCGTGACCTTAGCGGCGGCCGGCGGGCAGTCGCAACGGATCGTCGCCCGGGTCCGCACTGTGCGAAGGCAGGGAAGCATCATGCGAACCGCCCAGGCGGCTGAGCTACGGTCGCCGCATCATGAGCAGCAGACCCTCACCGCAGACAGATCGGCTACTCGACCTGGTGGACCTCCTCGCCACCCGTCCGGTCGACGGCGCCACGCTGGCCGAGATCGCGCGAGCGCTCGGCCTCAGCAAGACGACGATCCACCCGATGGTCGTGACGCTGGCCCGGCGCGGCTGGCTCCTGCGCCACCCGGACCGGCACACGTACCGGCTCGGCCCGGCGCTGGTCGCCGCCGGGCGGGCCGCGGCCCGCGGCCACGCCGTCATCGACGCCGCCCGCCCGGTGGTCCGCGGCCTCGCCGCGGTGACCGGGCTGACCTGCCTCGCGCTGGTCACGGGCGCCATTCCCGGTGAGCGGGACGAACTGCTCATCGGCGAGATCGGAGCCCCGCCCCAGCCCGCGGCGAACGGCGGCGGCGCGGCGGGCAGCCTGGGGGCGGCCTACCGTCACCTGCGGCTGGGCGACCGGTTCCCGTTGCAGCCGCCGATCGGATCGGTCTGCGTCGCCTGGTCCGACGATCCCACCGCGGTCGAGCAGTGGCTCGACCGACTGGGTTCCGACCGGCCGGGCGACGCGCTGGCGCAGATCACGCCGAGCCTCGCCGGGGTGCGGGCGCGCGGCTGGTCGGTCGAGGTGGACCGGCACCTGCGCGAACGCCTCGACCTGCTGGCCGCGGAGCTCGGCGAGGATCAGCGCGGCGCCGAGCACGCCGCGGCGCTGCGCCGGATCCTGGGCGAGGTCCACCGGACGTTCGGCCTCGCGGACGCGCTTCCCGCGACGATCGATCTGGCCGGTACCTACCGCGCGACCACGGTCAGCGCCCCCGTGTTCGACGCGCGCGGTGAGGTCGTCGTCGTGCTGGCGGCGATCTGCGCCTCCGACCAGCACTACGCGCCCGTGCGGACCGGCGCCGAGGTCATCGACCTCGGGGAGCGCGTCCGCGCGGCCGCCGAGACCCTGACGGCCAGCACCCAGGGCCGCCCACCGGCCCGCTGGCAGGGCTGAGAACCGGCCTCAGGTGTTCGCATAATGCGACTGTTGCTTCGCGCAGTGCGTCATGAAACGCTGCCAGCCACGACTCGTAGCCAACGTGGAACGAGCGGCGATGGCCGGCTGCTCGCCGGACGCCGACTCTCGGCACCGTTCACGGCGGTCGCGAGCCGACCAGCGCCAGCCCGGGCCTGAATCCACGCCACCTACCGGCCAAACCCCCTGGCGAAGTCTTCGACGTTCCTACCTGGCGGAGTCGTCTCATGTCGTTACTGCCCTCGGCAAGCGCGCCACCGGTCACCTCGCCGGTCGTCAAGGACCGGTTGTTCATCGGCGGCGCCTGGGTGGCGCCGGCGAGTGCCCGCACCATCGACGTCGTCTCGCCGCACACCGAGCAGGTCATCGCGACCGTCCCCGAGGCGGACGGGACCGACATCGACCGCGCGGTGGCCGCGGCGCGCACGGCGTTCGACGACGGCCCATGGCCGCGCTCCTCCCCCGCCGAGCGGGCCGCCGTGATCCGGGCGATCAGCGCCGCGATCCAGGCGCGCGCGCAGGAGTTCTCCGACACGGTGACCGCGGAGATGGGCGCCCCCTCCACCTTCGCGCTGCTGGGCAACACGCTGGCCGCCGCCATGGTCCTCGACGGCTACGCCGACCTGCTCGACACCTTCCCGTTCGAGCAGGAGCGCCCCGGCCTGCTGGCCCCGGCGACCGTCGTCAAGGCCCCGGTCGGGGTGTGCGCGGGCATCGTGCCGTGGAATGTGCCGCTGTTCCTGATCGCGATGAAGATCGGGGCGAGCCTGGCCTCCGGATCGACGATGGTCGTCAAGTCGGCGCCGGAGACACCGCTGACCGGCTACCTGCTCGCCGAGGTCCTCGAGTCCGTCGGTCTGCCGCCAGGCGTCATCAACATCATCACCGCGGACCGCGAGATGAGCGAGCTCCTCGTGCGCCACCCAGGCCTCGACAAGGTCTCGTTCACCGGCAGCACCGCGGTCGGCCGCAAGATCGGCGCGATCTGCGGCGAGCAGCTGAAGCGCTGCACCCTGGAGCTCGGTGGCAAGTCGGCCGCGATCATCCTCGACGACGCCGACCTGGGCACGGCCCTGCCCGCGCTGCTGCCGGCGGCGTTCATGAACACCGGGCAGGTGTGCGCGGCGCAGACCCGCGTCCTCGCGCCCCGCAACCGCTACCGCGAGGTCGTCGACGGCCTCGCCGACCTGGTCGCCACCGCGAAGGTCGGCGACCCCGCCGACCCGCAGACCCTCGTCGGCCCGCTCGTGGCCGAACGGCAGCGCACCCGCGTCGAGGGCCTCATCCAGGCCGGCACGGGCGAGGGCGCCCGGCTCGTCCAGGGCGGCGGGCGGCCCGCCGAGCTGGACCGGGGCTGGTACGTCGAGCCGACGCTGTTCGCCGACGTGGACAACCGGATGCGCATCGCCCAGGAGGAGATCTTCGGTCCGGTTCTGTCGGTGATCCCGTACGACGGCGAGGACGAGGCCGTCCGCATCGCCAACGACTCGAACTACGGACTGTCCGGCTCCGTCTGGACCGGCGACCCCGCCCGCGGGACCGCCGTCGGCAGGCGCGTCCGCACCGGCGTTCTCGCGATCAACTCGGGCACCGTCGTCGAGCTCCGCAACCCCTTCGGCGGGTTCAAGCAGTCCGGAATCGGCCGCGAGATGGGCATGGAGGGTCTCGAGGCCTACCTCGAGACCCAGACGCTCGTCAATCCGCAGGGCTGACCGCCGGTCTCCGCCAGTCTCCGCCGGCGGCCAGAACCGGCGGAGACTGGCGGACCCGGCGATCCGGCGGACACCCGCGGTCACCATCCCGGCCGGGCCACGCGGGAACCGCGACAGCCGGAGGCGAGACGACGCATGATTCTCCTCACGATCACGGCCGCGAGAAGGAGCCGAGCATGACGGTGACGAGCCCGAGCGACGTGTACTACGACCCCTACGACGCCGAGATCGACGCCGACCCGTACCCGACGTGGCGACGGTTGCGCGACGAGGCGCCGCTCTACCGCAACGACAAGTTCGACTTCTTCGCGCTGAGCCGGTTCCCCGACGTCGAGCCGGCGCTCGCGGACTGGCACACCTACCGCTCGGGCCGGGGCTCGGTCCTGGAGCTCATCAAGGCCAACATCGAGCTTCCGCCGGGCAATATCCTGTTCGAGGACCCACCGATCCACACGGTCCACCGGAGCCTCCTGGCCCGGGTCTTCACCCCGAAGAAGATGCTCGCGCTCGAGCCGAAGGTCCGGGAGTTCTGCGCGCGCAGCCTCGACCCGCTCGTCGGCGCGGGCCGCTTCGACTTCATCCGGGACCTGGGCGCGCAGATGCCGATGCGCACCATCGGCTACCTGCTCGGCATTCCCGAGGACGACCAGGAGGCCCTGCGGGACCGGATCGACGAGGGCCTGCGGCTCACCGGCGACGGCACCGACCTGGTGCCCCCCGACAGCTTCATGGCCAGCATGGAGATGTACGGCGAGTACATCGACTGGCGGGCCAAGAACCCGTCGGACGACCTGATGACCGAGCTGCTGACCACCGAGTTCGAGGACGAGAACGGCACGACCCGCACACTGACCCGCGAGGAGGTCATCACCTACGTCATGTTGCTGGCCGGCGCGGGCAACGAGACGACCACCAGGCTGATCGGCTGGACCGGCAAGGTGCTCGCCGAGAACCCCGAGGCGCGCCGCGAGCTGGTCGCCGACCGGTCGCTCATCCCGAACGCCATCGAGGAACTCCTCCGTTACGAGTCCCCCTCCCCCGTCCAGGCCCGCTACGTCGCGCGCGACGTCTCCCACCACGGCCAGACGGTCCCCGAGGGCAGCATCATGCTGCTGCTGAACGGCTCGGCCAACCGCGACGAGCGCCGTTTCCCCGAGCCCGACCGCTTCGACATCCACCGCGACGTCGGCCGGCACCTCACCTTCGGCTACGGCATCCACCACTGCCTCGGCGCCGCGCTCGCCCGTCTCGAAGGCCGCGTCGCCCTCGACGAGGTGCTGCGCCGCTTCCCGGACTGGGAGATCGACTGG of the Pseudofrankia saprophytica genome contains:
- a CDS encoding helix-turn-helix domain-containing protein produces the protein MSSRPSPQTDRLLDLVDLLATRPVDGATLAEIARALGLSKTTIHPMVVTLARRGWLLRHPDRHTYRLGPALVAAGRAAARGHAVIDAARPVVRGLAAVTGLTCLALVTGAIPGERDELLIGEIGAPPQPAANGGGAAGSLGAAYRHLRLGDRFPLQPPIGSVCVAWSDDPTAVEQWLDRLGSDRPGDALAQITPSLAGVRARGWSVEVDRHLRERLDLLAAELGEDQRGAEHAAALRRILGEVHRTFGLADALPATIDLAGTYRATTVSAPVFDARGEVVVVLAAICASDQHYAPVRTGAEVIDLGERVRAAAETLTASTQGRPPARWQG
- a CDS encoding aldehyde dehydrogenase, which codes for MSLLPSASAPPVTSPVVKDRLFIGGAWVAPASARTIDVVSPHTEQVIATVPEADGTDIDRAVAAARTAFDDGPWPRSSPAERAAVIRAISAAIQARAQEFSDTVTAEMGAPSTFALLGNTLAAAMVLDGYADLLDTFPFEQERPGLLAPATVVKAPVGVCAGIVPWNVPLFLIAMKIGASLASGSTMVVKSAPETPLTGYLLAEVLESVGLPPGVINIITADREMSELLVRHPGLDKVSFTGSTAVGRKIGAICGEQLKRCTLELGGKSAAIILDDADLGTALPALLPAAFMNTGQVCAAQTRVLAPRNRYREVVDGLADLVATAKVGDPADPQTLVGPLVAERQRTRVEGLIQAGTGEGARLVQGGGRPAELDRGWYVEPTLFADVDNRMRIAQEEIFGPVLSVIPYDGEDEAVRIANDSNYGLSGSVWTGDPARGTAVGRRVRTGVLAINSGTVVELRNPFGGFKQSGIGREMGMEGLEAYLETQTLVNPQG
- a CDS encoding cytochrome P450 — its product is MTVTSPSDVYYDPYDAEIDADPYPTWRRLRDEAPLYRNDKFDFFALSRFPDVEPALADWHTYRSGRGSVLELIKANIELPPGNILFEDPPIHTVHRSLLARVFTPKKMLALEPKVREFCARSLDPLVGAGRFDFIRDLGAQMPMRTIGYLLGIPEDDQEALRDRIDEGLRLTGDGTDLVPPDSFMASMEMYGEYIDWRAKNPSDDLMTELLTTEFEDENGTTRTLTREEVITYVMLLAGAGNETTTRLIGWTGKVLAENPEARRELVADRSLIPNAIEELLRYESPSPVQARYVARDVSHHGQTVPEGSIMLLLNGSANRDERRFPEPDRFDIHRDVGRHLTFGYGIHHCLGAALARLEGRVALDEVLRRFPDWEIDWPNARQARTSTVRGWETLPAITG